Proteins encoded together in one Sander lucioperca isolate FBNREF2018 chromosome 17, SLUC_FBN_1.2, whole genome shotgun sequence window:
- the dlg4b gene encoding disks large homolog 4 isoform X3, with translation MMNNSSGSLRANRSFYLRALFDYDKQWDCGVLSQALDFNFGEVLHVMDSGDDEWWQARRVNQQGEMEELGYIPSKHRVERKEWSRMKGKGREGFVHSYELVTQIEVDYARPVIILGPTKDRVNDDLLSDFPDKFGSCVPHTTRPQRDYEADGRDYHFVSSREQMERDIQSHRFIEAGQYNNHLYGTSVQSVRQVAEQGKHCILDVSANAVRRLQAAQLQPIAIFIRPRSLENILDLNKRLSEDQARKALDRAIKLEQDFLECFTAIVHGDSFEEVYHLVKAVIEEQSGPYIWVPARDRL, from the exons ATGATGAACAACTCGTCTGGAAGTCTGAGAGCCAACCGCAGCTTCTACCTCAG GGCGCTGTTTGACTACGATAAGCAGTGGGACTGCGGCGTCCTCTCACAGGCTCTGGACTTTAACTTCGGCGAGGTTCTTCATGTGATGGACAGCGGCGACGACGAGTGGTGGCAGGCCAGACGGGTGAACCAGCAGGGCGAGATGGAGGAACTGGGATACATCCCGTCCAAACACAG aGTGGAGAGGAAAGAGTGGTCACGCATGAAGGGGAAAG GTCGAGAAGGGTTTGTTCACAGCTACGAGCTCGTCACTCAGATTGAAG TGGACTACGCCCGTCCTGTCATCATCCTGGGGCCGACCAAAGACCGCGTCAACGATGACCTGCTGTCTGACTTCCCGGACAAGTTCGGCTCCTGCGTTCCTC ACACGACTCGCCCTCAGAGGGACTACGAGGCCGATGGGCGGGACTACCACTTTGTGTCGTCACGGGAACAGATGGAGCGAGACATCCAGTCGCACCGCTTCATCGAGGCGGGGCAGTACAACAACCACCTGTACGGGACGTCGGTGCAGAGCGTCCGACAGGTGGCCGAGCAG ggGAAGCACTGCATCCTGGACGTGTCGGCCAACGCTGTGAGGAGGCTGCAGGCCGCTCAGCTTCAACCCATCGCCATTTTCATCCGACCACGATCCCTGGAGAACATCCT ggatcTGAATAAGCGTCTGTCGGAGGATCAGGCGAGGAAAGCTCTGGATCGAGCCATCAAACTGGAACAAGACTTCCTCGAGTGTTTCACGG ccATCGTGCACGGGGACAGCTTCGAGGAGGTCTACCATCTGGTCAAAGCTGTCATAGAGGAGCAGAGCGGCCCATACATCTGGGTTCCCGCTCGCGACAGGCTCTGA
- the LOC116061913 gene encoding H-2 class II histocompatibility antigen, E-S beta chain-like, whose protein sequence is MASSFLRVSLLFISLYTADGFIYFSTNRCDFNSSDLNNIEFIQSLYYNKVEFVRFSSSLGKFVGYNEFGVNRADDWNNNPSFLAQLRAAKEVYCKFYIHIAYNNALSKSVKPHVVLSSTAPSGGKHSAMLVCSVYNFYPKQIRVKWTRDGQEVTSDVTSTDEVADGDWSYQIHSYLEYTPRSGEKISCMVEHASLREPLITDWDPSMPESKKNKIAIGASGLILGLVLSLAGFIYYKRKARGRILVPSS, encoded by the exons atgGCTTCATCCTTTCTCAGAGTCTCCCTGCTCTTCATCAGCCTCTACACAGCAG atggatttatatatttttcgACGAACCGTTGTGACTTCAACTCCTCTGATCTGAACAACATTGAGTTCATCCAGTCATTATATTACAACAAGGTGGAGTTCGTCAggttcagcagcagtttgggGAAGTTTGTTGGATACAATGAGTTTGGTGTGAATCGGGCTGATGACTGGAACAACAACCCTTCATTTCTGGCTCAGTTGAGAGCTGCAAAGGAGGTGTACTGCAAATTCTACATTCATATTGCCTACAACAATGCCCTCTCTAAATCAG TCAAGCCACACGTTGTACTGAGCTCTACAGCGCCCTCTGGTGGTAAACATTCAGCCATGTTGGTCTGCAGCGTCTACAACTTCTACCCCAAACAGATCAGAGTGAAGTGGACCAGAGACGGACAGGAAGTCACCTCTGATGTCACTTCCACTGATGAGGTGGCAGACGGTGATTGGTCCTACCAGATCCACTCTTACCTGGAGTACACGCCCAG GTCTGGAGAGAAGATCTCCTGTATGGTGGAACACGCCAGCCTGAGAGAACCTCTGATTACTGACTGGG ACCCGTCCATGCCTGAGTCTAAGAAAAACAAGATTGCCATCGGAGCCTCAGGACTGATCCTGGGTCTGGTCTTATCTCTGGCTGGATTCATCTACTACAAGAGGAAGGCCCGAG GACGGATTCTGGTTCCCAGTAGCTGA